In the Populus trichocarpa isolate Nisqually-1 chromosome 1, P.trichocarpa_v4.1, whole genome shotgun sequence genome, GCAGTCACCTAATAGTTAAATATTGTCTTTCACAAGGGTATTTGAATTGCCTTAACAtcacaaccttttcttttttcctctcttcttctcgCTCCCCTTGATCTACGCACCTACaccttcaaaatttcaaaaaaacccttcaattaTTAATGTCTTTGTATTTCATTTCTATtcattttattactatttattttactttgaataatttataaaattattttttttcaatttcataccacatctattttttttatctttcaaatttgatccttatttttttattgttatttgtttataatatatatatatttcaaataaaatgtgTCTTGTTAGTTTatatttgtatcaattttaatttttattcttttgattactatttgtttttcttttaatgccttttgaagttgattttatttttcaatttaattcctcAATGCttgatttcatataatttttatatccaatttggtcctcatttttttattgctattttttttttaccattttattgatttattttattttttaatttcatccctcattattttattttatactagatttgttcctttttttatatattagattgttttttaattttgggtgATTGAGAGTTTTGCttcgttatttttttgtattttccttcTATTTGGTAATCCGGGTCTCGTGACATGGGTCATAGGTGTCAAATATTAGCATGAtttgactttggtttttttttacatgtttttttaattgattttttttcagttttgtcttTCATTATTTAGTTTGCTTAAGAGTTTAcctccattattttatttatttattttgtatgagaTTATCCTGATTTCACGACTGGACCGTGAATTTAGCATGTCGACTCGagtcaggttttttttatctttttaaaattgatttttttccagttcATCATTcggtgtttgatttgttggtaattgaattttaggtttttaattttttctctttacaaaGTTATCatgttctaatttaatttttgctttattatcaaataaaattatctaaaccttttagaaatatttaaaagatatattttcttataatattagcaaatgATTACCTTTTATTagtcattgttatttttaatttcttttataattatattataaaattaatcaagtttattagATTCGgaattttttctctccttttaaaACACTATATATAATAGTTGCATGGATGACGTATTAGTTGTACTTATATCaagaatggaataaaaaatatctttgcaaACGGGAACAGTCAAACTAACACCTCCgatgaaaagaaaacagagagaagTCCATTGTGCtttataaatctaattttatcagAAAACATAATGCCATCCTAGTGTAATTGCGTTGTCCTATCCTATTATGGGACTCCTATGGCCCCGCGAACGCTGATATAAAGACCAAAGCCCTTTGTTTGTTCCTCAATCCAGTTTTAATTTCCCGCATATTTTAAGTTTAACTAACACCCatcactctctctctcccttttctCTCACCACCACCAATTTTCATCACCCAAATTTAGTCTCCGCCTCTGTCTTCTCCACCGCCGCAATGCTCCCGTACTCCACCCTCGACGAGGCATCGGCGGCGCTAGGAAGGAATTTGACTGTAGCGGAGACATTGTGGTTCAATTATTCTGCAAAAAAGTCTGATTATTATCTATTTTGCCACAacatcttgtttctttttctgatCTTCTCTGTCGTGCCTTTACCCTTGTTCTTCACAAGTCTCTGGCGATCTGCTGGGCTTGACAAGTACAAGATTCAGCCTAAAGTCAAGTTGTCTCCTTCTGAAGAGTTCAAGTGTTACAAGGATGTTATGTTCATGTTCTTTTTTGTCGTGGGGCCTTTACAATTGGTTTCCTACCCTTCCATTAAGGTAAAacaacttttgtttcttttttggaaaaaaaatgtctttgTTAAAAGAGTTTGTTAGTCtcattttggattttgatgggaacttctttttttttttttgagggggggatttgtgtttttgttaaaagaatTTGTTAGTGAGGTTTTGATCGTTAAAGTTTGGTTTTTGATGGGTATTTTGGCTTTTTAACAGACTCTGTGTAATGGTATTTGCTGGGTTTTGGCATTGTTTTCCGTTGGAAATcacatattttaatatgttgatttatgtgatattggataatttgttttgtttacttggGTAATTATTGCGTGATTTCTATTAATTAAAGCCTGctgtatgtatatattttttttccctttgattgATTTTCTGGTaccatgtttaattttattggagTATATTGATCAACCAGTTTTAACGTTTGATTCTTTTAGGACGTGGTTGTgacattttgaatatttttaaccatCCGTTGAcaaataattgctattttttttttttgtgaaattttgaAATGAGATTAAGACTTCTGATGTTGCGTATTTAACTTTGCATGTCCACAGATGATTGGGATTCGAGCAGGTTTGCCATTGCCCTCCGGATGGGAAATCTTTCTACAGTTGTTGGTGTATTTCATGGTTGAGGACTATACCAATTACTGGATCCATAGATTTCTTCATGGTAAATGGGGATACGAGAAAATTCACAAGGTTCACCATGAATATACAGCTCCCATTGGGTTTGCTGCCCCATATGCACACTGGGCTGAAATTTTGATCCTTGGAATTCCATCTTTTCTTGGTCCAGCAATGGTTCCTGGGCACATGATCACATTTTGGTTGTGGATTGCTTTACGGCAGATTGAGGCAATTGAGACGCACAGCGGGTACGCATGCTATGCTTTTCTTATTTGCTGAGAGCCCTTTCTACTTTACTTAATTGTAACAAAATGATAACAACTTTAGAACTTCTCTGCTGTTTTACTGTTTTATTATTAGACTTTGTAAAATAGTAGATCTCAAGTATCTTCAGTAGTGGCTTACCTTTTTTTGATATGGGGATCGGCATGgcaccttttcttttgttattatttttctttttctttggtttagTCAGCGAATGGTTACTGATTTATAAGCAAATTGACAATCATTTGCCTGATCAATTGATAGAGTTAGGGCAAGATAAAAATGCAAAACTTGCAAAAGGCAGCTAATGTTTTTCTGGAGAGGTTAGGCCATGTCGCTCTCTCCACGGAAAGGGAAGTGCCTATAAAGtaacaaattttctttttcttgttgattttattcttgtaaaatttaaaagcatACAACAGGTGATGGATGAATATTGTGATTACTGTTCAAATGTAGTGTATACTAGTTCCTATCCTTAGATTATGCATGCCAAGGAGTTTAAGATCAGTGAATATTACCTAATTAGATTCTGGCTCTTCACTTTTCCCAAAATTTATAGAAGCTCATGGGTCTGCGGGTTCCTTGTATAGGATGAATGAATGGTGTATGTAATAAATATTGCCAAGTTAGTTTTGTCTTGACCAGACTATGGTGTGGTAATATTGTGTTTATGGCAGTTACATTAGCTAAATGCTGTGTGCTTTCTAACTATGATACAGAGTGGTTTGCTAGGGTTGAAACTgtttaaaagtaaatttgatGTTTGGGATGGAGTCTCCTAGTAAGAGTTGTAGTATCTAACTATTGTGTAGGCTTAAGACATGCAAATCTGTATGCAATAGATATATGGAGATAAAATCCAGTGCTACTACAAGGAGCCATGGGTTTAATTTCCCTCAATTCATTATCCTGCAGACAGGTGTTGTGATGGCTCCAAGTGATAGCTTCACTATGAATTGAAATGACTTGCATGGAGCTAAGAGATAACAATGCTGCTTCCTatgttttcaaacttttttctatataatttgggaataaaaaatagcttaaaTAGAGCTAAGAGATATTACTCAGTTGTTTCCTTCCTCGTATGAAggagtgaaaaaggaaaaaggaacaATACTACCGAAACATGGGTCTGTGCAACTGCCTAAGAATGGAGAGGTGTGCTTACTAGACATCTTCATATTTTGTTTCATTGTGATACACATTTAGTTATGGACATTTTCAGGACTTCCTTTTCCCATCATCAATGATGGGTGGTAATTGCAGCATGAACCACATTGAGCATGTTTCATGTCTTTTGTGAGTTTTTCGGATCCTGTTAGTACATGTTGACTCCTCCCTCGAtagttttctttctgtttttctttctttctttctttcttcttttgtttttttggttgataAGCAGCATAAGGACCCGCTTATTCTTCTGCTACTCTTCATCTCCtggctatatatattttgcaatgATGATTTAACTTAACTTTCGGGGGCACACATGGTATGCATGTGAGTAACTTACATCTTGCTATGCAGTTACAACTTTCCCTGGACTCCCACAAAATATATTCCATTTTATGGTGGTGCAGACTACCATGATTACCATCATTATGTTGGAGGACAAAGCCAGAGCAACTTTGCATCAGTGTTCACTTACTGTGATTTTATTTATGGAACTGACAAGGTAAACAGACAATTCTTGTGACTAACAATGCTATCCTGGAAGTTATGATAACTGATATTGGAatgttttctttgatgattaGGGCTATCGGTTTCAGAAGAAGCTTCTTCGGAAGGTAATggcttttttcattttccaaacATGTTGATTGCCTAATGGAACGTGTTTGATATCTATCATCTATGTTTGAAAAATACAGACGGTTGTAGTTCAGTACAGGTCAATGTGAAGCAGAATGAACATAGTTACGCTTTCTATTTGGATTTTGTATCATTGATTCCTGCTAACATCATGTTTCTTTTATGTAATTCAGTTGAAAGAGGGAGTGGAAAATGGTGGTGAGCAGAATGGAGGTTCCTACCATATTGCTACACAAGATCTTAAATCTGACTAGCTGTCAGACTGCA is a window encoding:
- the LOC18094413 gene encoding methylsterol monooxygenase 1-1; amino-acid sequence: MLPYSTLDEASAALGRNLTVAETLWFNYSAKKSDYYLFCHNILFLFLIFSVVPLPLFFTSLWRSAGLDKYKIQPKVKLSPSEEFKCYKDVMFMFFFVVGPLQLVSYPSIKMIGIRAGLPLPSGWEIFLQLLVYFMVEDYTNYWIHRFLHGKWGYEKIHKVHHEYTAPIGFAAPYAHWAEILILGIPSFLGPAMVPGHMITFWLWIALRQIEAIETHSGYNFPWTPTKYIPFYGGADYHDYHHYVGGQSQSNFASVFTYCDFIYGTDKGYRFQKKLLRKLKEGVENGGEQNGGSYHIATQDLKSD